From Skermanella sp. TT6, a single genomic window includes:
- the addB gene encoding double-strand break repair protein AddB, with protein sequence MAQVFNIPSGVPFVDALATGILARVEADGGPLALAGYTVLLPTRRACRTLREAFLRLSGGAPQLLPRMSPLGDIDADELSLAIEEIPGLAGALDLPPALTSLRRQLLLAQAILRKDGKSITADQAARLAADLARLLDQVQTEGVPFDRLEGLVPEEYAQHWQVTLEFLKILTHVWPTILELEGAIDAAERRNLVLKAQAEAWRANPPAGPVIAAGSTGTIPATAELLAVVATMPNGCVVLPGLDTDMDGTSWDAAASDDGHPQHGMASLLRKLDLPRDGVQPWDCPLTAGNPARTRLLSETMRPAATTEAWRGLDGIDETALRDITRIDCPTSQEEAAVIALMMRQTLEVPDRTAALVTPDRNLARRVATALERWNIAVDDSGGRPLADTAVGTYLRLTAACAVERADPLPLLAVLKHPLAGGGLNPLWFRTQARDLERAVLRGPRPAPGFRGLLAALDDAENNRFDRGDDTRRELVQYVEHLHAMAAPFFDAMEAPDPQPPAEWLTLHVAFAERLAAGDDLSGPDRLWRHEDGEAAAGFVNELRQAAGDFPPIPASQYPAFLEALMAAHVVRPRYGRHPRLSILGLLEARLQHADVMILGGLNEGTWPPDAASDPWLSRPMRKAFGLPVPERLVGVAAHDFVQAAGGARVVLSRAERVDGTPTVPSRWLLRLDTVLRGLDLNGIVEMETEQWLSWVDQLDRPDAVRPLPAPEPRPPLSARPRSLSVTEIETWMRDPYAIYARRILKLEALEPIAADPGASERGQFIHQALDAFTKAYPDALPNAAVEKLTEFGRDAFGKLLSQPEVWAFWWPRFERVAAWFIQFETERRRTVRPLATEIKGKLELEGPAGPFTLRAKADRIDKLPDGGLAIIDYKTGTPPSNLEVALGFAPQLPLEAVMAAAGGFETVDAAPVGDLAFWKLSGGDPAGAEIPVKGDLALLAEQARTGLIDLIRTFDDPATPYRSRPRPDWAPRYTDYGHLARVQEWSAAGGEPVE encoded by the coding sequence ATGGCGCAAGTCTTCAACATCCCCTCGGGCGTACCGTTCGTCGATGCCCTGGCGACCGGCATCCTCGCCCGCGTGGAGGCGGACGGCGGTCCGCTGGCGCTCGCCGGCTACACCGTGCTGCTGCCGACCCGCCGCGCCTGCCGGACCCTGCGCGAAGCCTTCCTCCGCCTGTCCGGCGGCGCTCCCCAGCTCCTGCCGCGCATGAGCCCCCTCGGCGACATCGACGCCGACGAGCTGAGCCTCGCGATCGAGGAGATCCCCGGCCTCGCCGGCGCGCTCGACCTGCCGCCGGCCCTGACCAGCCTGCGCCGCCAGCTTCTGCTCGCCCAGGCCATCCTCAGGAAGGACGGCAAGTCCATCACCGCCGACCAAGCGGCCCGGCTGGCCGCCGACCTCGCCCGCCTGCTCGATCAGGTGCAGACCGAGGGGGTGCCGTTCGACCGGCTCGAAGGTCTCGTGCCGGAGGAATACGCCCAGCACTGGCAGGTCACGCTCGAATTCCTGAAGATCCTGACCCATGTCTGGCCGACCATCCTGGAGCTGGAAGGCGCCATCGACGCCGCCGAGCGGCGCAACCTCGTCCTCAAGGCCCAGGCCGAGGCGTGGCGGGCCAACCCCCCGGCCGGCCCGGTGATCGCCGCCGGCTCGACCGGCACCATCCCGGCGACCGCCGAGCTCCTGGCCGTCGTCGCCACCATGCCCAACGGCTGCGTCGTCCTTCCCGGCCTCGACACCGACATGGACGGGACGAGCTGGGACGCGGCGGCGTCCGACGACGGCCACCCCCAGCACGGCATGGCCAGCCTGCTCCGCAAGCTCGACCTGCCGCGCGACGGGGTCCAGCCCTGGGACTGTCCGCTGACCGCCGGCAACCCGGCGCGCACCCGGCTGCTCAGCGAGACGATGCGTCCCGCCGCGACGACGGAGGCCTGGCGAGGGCTCGACGGCATCGACGAAACGGCGCTCCGGGACATCACCCGGATCGACTGCCCGACCTCCCAGGAGGAGGCCGCCGTCATCGCCCTGATGATGCGCCAGACGCTGGAAGTCCCCGACCGCACCGCCGCCCTGGTGACGCCCGACCGCAACCTCGCCCGCCGGGTCGCCACCGCGCTGGAGCGCTGGAACATCGCGGTGGACGATTCCGGCGGCCGGCCGCTGGCCGACACCGCCGTCGGCACCTACCTGCGCCTGACCGCCGCCTGCGCGGTCGAGCGGGCCGACCCGCTGCCGCTGCTGGCCGTGCTCAAGCACCCGCTGGCGGGCGGCGGCCTCAACCCGCTGTGGTTCCGCACCCAGGCCCGCGACCTGGAACGCGCCGTCCTGCGCGGCCCCCGCCCGGCGCCCGGCTTCCGCGGCCTTCTCGCCGCCCTCGACGACGCCGAGAACAACCGCTTCGACCGCGGCGACGACACGAGGCGCGAGCTGGTCCAGTATGTCGAGCACCTGCACGCCATGGCCGCCCCCTTCTTCGACGCCATGGAAGCGCCCGACCCGCAGCCCCCGGCCGAGTGGCTGACCCTGCACGTCGCCTTCGCCGAACGGCTGGCCGCCGGCGACGACCTCTCCGGCCCCGACCGGCTGTGGCGGCACGAGGACGGCGAGGCGGCGGCCGGCTTCGTCAACGAGCTGCGCCAGGCGGCCGGCGACTTCCCGCCGATCCCGGCGTCCCAGTACCCGGCTTTCCTGGAAGCCCTGATGGCGGCCCACGTGGTCCGCCCCCGCTACGGCCGGCACCCGCGCCTCAGCATCCTGGGACTGCTCGAAGCCCGGTTGCAGCACGCCGACGTGATGATCCTCGGCGGCCTCAACGAGGGCACTTGGCCGCCCGACGCCGCCTCCGATCCCTGGCTGTCGCGGCCCATGCGCAAGGCTTTCGGGCTGCCCGTGCCGGAGCGGCTGGTCGGCGTCGCCGCCCATGATTTCGTCCAGGCCGCGGGCGGCGCTCGGGTCGTCCTGTCCCGCGCCGAGCGGGTGGACGGCACGCCGACCGTGCCGTCCCGCTGGCTGCTGCGGCTCGACACCGTGCTGCGCGGCCTGGACCTGAACGGCATCGTCGAGATGGAGACGGAGCAGTGGCTGTCCTGGGTCGACCAGCTCGACCGACCCGACGCCGTCCGCCCGCTCCCGGCGCCCGAGCCGCGCCCGCCGCTCTCCGCCCGCCCCCGAAGCCTGTCGGTCACCGAGATCGAGACCTGGATGCGCGACCCCTACGCGATCTACGCCCGCCGCATCCTGAAGCTGGAGGCGCTGGAGCCGATCGCCGCCGATCCGGGAGCCTCCGAGCGCGGCCAGTTCATCCACCAGGCGCTGGACGCCTTCACCAAGGCCTATCCCGACGCCCTTCCCAACGCCGCCGTGGAGAAGCTGACCGAATTCGGCCGCGACGCCTTCGGCAAGCTGCTGAGCCAGCCCGAGGTCTGGGCCTTCTGGTGGCCCCGCTTCGAGCGGGTGGCCGCCTGGTTCATCCAGTTCGAGACGGAGCGCCGCCGCACGGTCCGTCCCCTGGCGACCGAGATCAAGGGCAAGCTGGAGCTGGAAGGTCCCGCCGGCCCCTTCACGCTGCGCGCCAAGGCCGACCGCATCGACAAGCTCCCCGACGGCGGCCTGGCCATCATCGACTACAAGACCGGCACGCCCCCGTCGAACCTGGAGGTCGCCCTGGGCTTCGCGCCGCAGCTGCCGCTGGAAGCCGTCATGGCGGCGGCCGGCGGGTTCGAGACGGTGGACGCCGCCCCCGTGGGCGACCTCGCCTTCTGGAAGCTGTCGGGCGGCGACCCGG